In Streptomyces sp. NBC_01717, one DNA window encodes the following:
- a CDS encoding LOG family protein, with protein sequence MDNPDDSIPAPGIEIESVAEFDAAAAAGTLAGHRIQSVDLTDRSAALLAADTSGAVFLGCRMTREAAAKVRAEGAFVFPPVPGLPFDPYRGLLYSPDALYAGLADGGYEATPDARAYRWFQQTRANGDTFASMLRALHDDAVSDALDELLTGARVVGVMGGHATPRGSAAYAAAARLGRTLARSGLTVATGGGPGAMEAANLGAYAAPHPDPMLDKACELLAHVPSFTPSVTEWALAAFTVRQRWPAGGGSVSIPTWFYGHEPPNPFADHIAKYFANALREDGLLARSTAGVIFLPGAAGTVQEIFDNTTPNYYGSRGAPTPMVLVGSAHWTDELPTWPLLRALAAGRPMESRIALVDTVDEAPEALARLTG encoded by the coding sequence GTGGACAACCCGGATGACAGCATTCCTGCACCCGGCATCGAGATCGAGTCGGTCGCCGAGTTCGACGCCGCGGCCGCTGCGGGAACACTGGCCGGACACCGCATCCAGTCCGTCGATCTGACGGACCGTAGCGCCGCGCTGCTCGCCGCCGACACGTCCGGCGCCGTCTTCCTCGGCTGCCGGATGACGCGTGAAGCGGCCGCGAAGGTGCGCGCCGAGGGAGCGTTCGTCTTCCCGCCCGTGCCGGGGCTGCCCTTCGACCCGTACCGCGGCCTGCTCTACTCCCCCGACGCGCTCTACGCAGGACTCGCGGACGGAGGCTACGAGGCGACGCCCGACGCCCGCGCGTACCGCTGGTTCCAGCAGACCCGGGCGAACGGCGACACCTTCGCCTCGATGCTGCGCGCGCTCCACGACGACGCGGTCTCCGACGCGCTGGACGAACTCCTCACCGGGGCCCGGGTGGTCGGGGTGATGGGCGGTCACGCAACGCCCCGCGGCAGCGCCGCGTACGCGGCCGCGGCCCGGCTGGGCAGAACGCTGGCGCGCAGCGGACTGACGGTGGCCACCGGCGGTGGTCCCGGGGCGATGGAGGCGGCGAACCTCGGCGCCTACGCGGCTCCGCATCCCGATCCGATGCTGGACAAGGCCTGCGAACTCCTGGCGCACGTGCCCTCGTTCACCCCGTCGGTCACCGAATGGGCGCTGGCCGCCTTCACCGTGCGGCAGCGGTGGCCGGCCGGCGGCGGCTCGGTCTCGATCCCCACCTGGTTCTACGGTCACGAGCCGCCGAACCCCTTCGCGGACCACATCGCCAAGTACTTCGCCAACGCGCTGCGCGAGGACGGGCTGCTCGCCCGCTCCACCGCGGGCGTGATCTTCCTGCCGGGCGCCGCCGGAACCGTGCAGGAGATCTTCGACAACACGACGCCGAACTACTACGGCTCACGCGGCGCACCGACGCCGATGGTGCTGGTCGGCAGCGCCCACTGGACGGACGAACTGCCCACCTGGCCGCTGCTCCGGGCGCTCGCCGCGGGCCGGCCGATGGAGTCCCGTATCGCACTCGTCGACACGGTGGACGAGGCCCCCGAGGCACTCGCCCGGCTGACCGGCTGA
- a CDS encoding SRPBCC family protein yields the protein MTGTAREGIDITRVFDAPREQVFAAWTTPEHFAAWYGGDADVPLDRVSMDVRPGGTWSLVIVVPGTEMPFHGVYREVVAPERLVFTLKDAGAPADIEGEIVTVTFAERGRKTTEMVFQQRGGNLTPEQYAAAEDGWEAFFDALVNRLAAV from the coding sequence ATGACTGGAACGGCACGCGAGGGCATCGACATCACCCGCGTCTTCGACGCCCCACGGGAACAGGTCTTCGCGGCCTGGACGACCCCCGAGCACTTCGCCGCCTGGTACGGCGGCGATGCCGATGTGCCGCTCGACCGGGTGTCGATGGACGTCAGGCCGGGGGGCACGTGGAGCCTGGTCATCGTGGTGCCGGGCACCGAGATGCCGTTCCACGGGGTCTACCGCGAGGTGGTCGCGCCGGAGCGGCTGGTCTTCACGCTGAAGGACGCCGGCGCGCCCGCCGACATCGAGGGCGAGATCGTCACCGTCACCTTCGCCGAGCGCGGCCGCAAGACCACCGAGATGGTCTTCCAGCAGCGCGGCGGCAATCTCACGCCCGAGCAGTACGCGGCGGCCGAGGACGGCTGGGAGGCCTTCTTCGACGCGCTGGTCAACCGGCTCGCGGCGGTCTGA
- a CDS encoding ABC transporter ATP-binding protein: MLTLEGATVLFGKRAALDAVDLEVADHEIVCVLGPSGSGKSTLLRVVAGLHPPDGGRVLLDGVDQNDVPVHRRGLGLMFQDHQLFPHRDVGANVAFGLRMHGVTRGDQDRRVAELLELVGLPGSRRRAVAALSGGEQQRVALARALAPRPKLLMLDEPLGQLDRSLRERLVVELRTLFARLGTTVLAVTHDQGEAFALADRVVVMRDGRIAQVGTPLEVWQRPASAFVARFLGFDNVVDATVTGAAAATMWGRVPVPEGAPQGPCALLVRPAGVRIGDPAEGLPCTVGARTFRGNHVAVTLHPDSGPLLEAECPLRNTPQEGAKVGVTFDASETVVLPAAG, encoded by the coding sequence ATGCTGACACTGGAAGGCGCCACCGTCCTCTTCGGGAAGCGGGCGGCGCTCGACGCGGTGGATCTGGAGGTCGCGGACCACGAGATCGTCTGCGTGCTGGGGCCGAGCGGCAGCGGCAAGTCGACACTGCTGCGGGTGGTCGCCGGACTGCACCCGCCGGACGGCGGCCGGGTGCTCCTCGACGGCGTCGACCAGAACGACGTACCGGTGCACCGGCGTGGTCTGGGGCTGATGTTCCAGGATCATCAGCTCTTCCCGCACCGGGACGTCGGCGCCAACGTCGCCTTCGGGCTGCGGATGCACGGAGTGACCCGTGGTGACCAGGACCGCAGGGTCGCCGAACTCCTCGAACTGGTGGGCCTGCCCGGTAGCCGACGACGGGCTGTCGCCGCGCTGTCCGGCGGCGAGCAGCAGCGCGTCGCTCTCGCGCGGGCGCTCGCCCCGCGACCGAAACTGCTGATGCTCGACGAACCGCTCGGCCAGCTCGACCGCAGCCTGCGCGAACGCCTCGTCGTCGAACTGCGCACGCTGTTCGCCCGGTTGGGTACGACGGTGCTCGCCGTCACCCATGACCAGGGCGAGGCGTTCGCCCTCGCGGACCGGGTCGTCGTGATGCGCGACGGGCGCATCGCCCAGGTGGGCACTCCGCTGGAGGTCTGGCAACGCCCCGCCTCCGCGTTCGTCGCGCGGTTCCTGGGTTTCGACAATGTGGTGGATGCGACGGTGACCGGCGCGGCCGCGGCGACGATGTGGGGCAGGGTGCCGGTGCCGGAGGGGGCGCCGCAGGGCCCATGCGCTCTGCTGGTGCGTCCGGCGGGTGTACGGATCGGTGATCCGGCGGAGGGCCTGCCCTGTACGGTCGGCGCCCGCACCTTCCGGGGCAATCATGTCGCCGTGACACTGCACCCCGACAGCGGTCCGCTCCTGGAGGCGGAGTGTCCGCTGCGGAACACCCCCCAGGAGGGTGCGAAGGTCGGCGTGACGTTCGACGCGTCGGAGACGGTGGTGCTGCCCGCCGCCGGCTGA